Proteins encoded by one window of Ascochyta rabiei chromosome 1, complete sequence:
- a CDS encoding Exocyst complex component S5 → MSSRVETEILNKYNLTTLYPAAWPEDKDAADEGELSDDEASTEVIAGAGATTTRAAAMRRSRSRYSVLEDRSRFSRLVPGAERSKDGVETLVQKDEADALGLYPSVVQVLRARNLSVEDDVKLRNRFLLSSTTFSPSLFLSQVHSDASTDTLLQGLDFLSRSIEQKSASLKVLVETNFERFVGAKATIDRVYNEMRQQGTDADADADADADAPPRPLHAPAHTRGASRSSFSARKSSVSLQPTPSAAALTSSAPDKERKKNALVKESEYGVHGIKVPLTEVAVKAEEVWGPALGGRDKEETLKAILDALESNRGLFELGASVQDAIRRNDHDTLVDEYRRARKYTEDARYIVEQANYAKMPLADAQIHQIIVTATMWADVERQMEHFKRDAWKRLAATHFTNHHPGADNTKSDEHMGLISIMLELGVDDNPIWLWLLSRYEHLKARLNMLCERSRVEIEILRRHLANAEKPTLPSVQKHLRAVPTTCNATPEPSKLDAPKIVEFWEHVHASMTTLLSTKGGLLGELIEYWDIAQSFMSGRAQRNMPTGYQNQSSVHHKLTDQNKRELEKGTTELIHIIREHLNSFFSDPPIDDVSALLSPMPTTPTPTTPRTPLTAALSPTSGSRFKFDPNNVPPPSPSRGETWEKYAFWPPHANALSGSHYLSKVLVLVGTAANELASLRLPETGPSSRLDEALRLLVGGIRERCISAVCAAWNTDAEKLKVLEDWTRNADRKDTTNLPQRFLVVQSFLLNHLQKIMYVEASSKTPVDVVVPPSNKLLQMLRSQFVTSLYRTLSGMVECAEMGRKALGDDFQTKGDELTIDGEEDMDGEWGKVDANNRSTRLLLTLSNMSHFQSDITPHLLSLFETLFSVQLTDETSRIRDVLSQLDTQLFKSYTKPHALQIQAWIESGILSRSWASGARDRNRGVADLDPSPYVSTVLLHLVTIHSLTSTTIPNSALTPRILKSLFESTTTALISTFSSPRLPTISLPQLMQATLDVEFISQTLASYTTDKASQTQTDMYQVLDQKTDNGARVALQEELGGLRAGLKRLREGRRAEFICFRRVKRGTVVSPNPEQERGRR, encoded by the exons ATGAGCTCGCGCGTGGAGACGGAGATTCTCAACAAGTACAACCTGACGACGCTGTACCCGGCGGCATGGCCCGAGGACAAGGACGCGGCCGACGAGGGCGAGCTGTCGGACGATGAGGCGTCGACGGAGGTAATAGCAGGAGCGGGAGCAACAACAACGAGAGCAGCAGCAATGCGGCGGTCGCGGTCGCGGTACTCTGTGCTCGAGGACCGGTCGCGCTTCTCGCGGCTGGTGCCCGGGGCGGAGCGGTCCAAGGACGGGGTGGAGACGCTGGTGCAAAAGGACGAGGCGGACGCGCTGGGGCTGTACCCGAGCGTGGTGCAGGTGCTGCGGGCGCGCAATCTGTCGGTCGAGGACGACGTCAAGCTGC GCAACCGCTTCCTCCTCAGCTCCACCACCTTCTCGCCCTCGCTGTTCCTCTCGCAGGTGCACAGCGACGCCTCGACCGACACGCTGCTGCAGGGCCTCGACTTCCTGTCGCGCTCCATCGAGCAGAAGTCGGCCTCGCTCAAGGTGCTCGTCGAGACCAACTTCGAGCGCTTCGTCGGCGCAAAGGCCACCATCGACCGCGTCTACAACGAGATGCGCCAGCAGGGCaccgacgccgacgccgacgccgacgccgacgccgacgcgCCTCCACGCCCGCTCCATGCCCCTGCCCACACGCGGGGCGCCAGCCGCTCCAGCTTCTCTGCCCGCAAGTCCAGCGTCTCGCTGCAGCCCACCCCCTCGGCCGCGGCCTTGACCTCCAGCGCGCCCGACAAGGAGCGCAAGAAGAACGCGCTGGTCAAGGAGAGCGAGTACGGCGTGCACGGCATCAAAGTGCCCCTTACAGAGGTCGCCGTCAAGGCCGAGGAGGTCTGGGGTCCCGCCCTCGGCGGCCGCGACAAGGAGGAGACGCTCAAGGCCATCCTCGACGCCCTCGAGTCCAACCGCGGCCTCTTCGAGCTCGGCGCCTCGGTCCAGGACGCCATCCGCCGCAACGACCACGACACGCTCGTCGACGAGTACCGCCGCGCCCGCAAGTACACCGAGGACGCCCGCTACATTGTCGAGCAGGCCAACTACGCCAAGATGCCCCTCGCCGACGCCCAGATCCACCAGATCATCGTCACCGCCACCATGTGGGCCGACGTCGAGCGCCAGATGGAGCACTTCAAGCGCGACGCCTGGAAGCGACTGGCCGCCACCCACTTCACAAACCACCACCCCGGCGCCGACAACACAAAGTCGGACGAGCACATGGGCCTCATCTCCATCATGCTAGAGCTCGGCGTCGACGACAATCCCATCTGGCTCTGGCTGCTGTCGCGCTACGAGCACCTCAAGGCCCGCCTCAACATGCTGTGCGAGCGCTCTCGAGTCGAGATTGAGATCTTGCGCCGCCATCTGGCCAACGCCGAGAAGCCCACGCTGCCATCCGTCCAGAAACACTTGCGCGCCGTCCCCACGACCTGCAACGCCACGCCCGAGCCCTCCAAGCTCGACGCCCCCAAAATCGTCGAGTTCTGGGAGCACGTGCATGCCTCCATGACGACGCTGCTCTCGACAAAGGGCGGCTTGCTGGGCGAGCTGATCGAGTACTGGGACATTGCGCAGTCTTTCATGAGCGGTCGCGCCCAGCGAAACATGCCCACGGGTTACCAGAACCAGTCGTCCGTCCACCACAAGCTCACCGATCAGAACAAGAGGGAGCTCGAAAAGGGCACCACCGAGCTCATCCACATCATCCGCGAGCATCTcaactccttcttctccgaCCCACCCATCGACGATGTGTCTGCGCTCTTGTCCCCCATGCCGACAACCCCAACTCCCACCACGCCGCGCACTCCGCTCACGGCGGCTCTCAGCCCAACATCGGGTTCGAGGTTCAAGTTCGACCCAAACAATGTGCCCCCACCGTCCCCCAGCCGTGGCGAGACCTGGGAGAAGTATGCCTTCTGGCCACCGCACGCAAACGCCCTGTCCGGCTCACACTACCTCTCCAAGGTGCTTGTTCTCGTCGGCACCGCTGCCAACGAGCTGGCTTCTCTCCGCCTCCCCGAGACGGGGCCCTCCTCGCGCTTGGACGAAGCGCTGCGCCTGCTCGTTGGCGGGATTCGCGAACGCTGCATCTCCGCCGTGTGCGCAGCCTGGAACACCGACGCAGAGAAGCTGAAGGTGCTCGAGGACTGGACCCGCAACGCCGACCGCAAGGACACCACAAACTTGCCACAGCGCTTCTTGGTAGTGCAGTCCTTCCTCCTCAATCACCTGCAGAAGATCATGTACGTCGAGGCCTCGAGTAAGACACCCGTAGACGTCGTCGTCCCACCAAGCAACAAACTGCTGCAGATGCTCAGGAGCCAGTTTGTGACCAGCTTGTACCGCACGCTCAGCGGTATGGTCGAGTGCGCAGAAATGGGCCGCAAAGCACTGGGCGACGACTTCCAGACCAAAGGCGACGAGCTGACTATTGATGGCGAGGAAGACATGGACGGCGAGTGGGGCAAAGTCGATGCCAACAACAGG TCAACGCGCCTCCTCCTCACCCTCTCCAACATGTCACATTTCCAGTCCGACATAACACCGCACCTCCTCTCCCTCTTTGAAACCCTTTTTTCGGTGCAGCTCACCGACGAGACCTCGCGCATCCGGGACGTGCTCTCGCAGCTGGACACGCAGCTCTTCAAATCCTACACGAAGCCGCACGCGCTGCAGATCCAAGCCTGGATTGAATCGGGCATTTTGTCGCGCAGCTGGGCGAGCGGGGCGCGCGATCGAAACCGTGGCGTCGCGGATCTGGACCCCAGTCCTTACGTCTCGACGGTGCTGCTGCACCTGGTCACGATCCACAGTCTGACAAGCACCACAATCCCTAACAGCGCGCTCACGCCACGCATCCTCAAGTCGCTCTTCGAATCGACCACGACGGCGCTCATCAGCACCTTTAGCTCGCCGCGTCTCCCCACCATCTCGCTGCCGCAGCTCATGCAGGCGACGCTCGACGTCGAGTTCATCAGCCAGACGCTGGCGAGCTACACGACGGACAAGGCGAGCCAGACGCAGACGGACATGTACCAAGTGCTGGATCAGAAGACGGACAACGGGGCGCGCGTGGCGCTCCAGGAGGAGCTGGGCGGGCTGAGGGCTGGCCTGAAGCGGCTGCGAGAGGGTCGCCGCGCCGAGTTTATTTGTTTTAGGCGGGTAAAGAGAGGCACAGTCGTGAGTCCCAATCCCGAGCAAGAGAGAGGCAGACGCTAG